A window of Euwallacea similis isolate ESF13 chromosome 10, ESF131.1, whole genome shotgun sequence contains these coding sequences:
- the LOC136411370 gene encoding ionotropic receptor 75a-like: MWLIFLLLTWLLPLSSAFQLNPQQKLIASCLDSHRPSFAVLFLCWKRRDKVKMHKMIRTEGLMDVRLAFLKAEAQSLGKVDTKKHEKFSYFLDLETCSLRQAETVLQEAAFGKLHFLYSWFLLMNADQSISQVEEVFRRLKTRMDMDVKIFHGSRIFELYNPGINVGLKRRLIEEISGLSYYDSRRDMKGVIVRSSNVIRYPFKTSYEEYMLDPKLMKYDIYSKFHYQLFLCLAEIHGFSFNTTLAVSWFGNTSSGEDGGLAKYLWEDIVDISSAGCIMRLLGTERIDFYDFIMPYYKFRSYFYFRNPGVVKPNFGEVLKPFSAQTWIITLCVTGLICLAIEVTYLVKRGDSFWYRSVFIVVAAFSQQGLDNIPASLPSRIILLHLLFCSVLLYNYYTSSLVSSLISTEPEVLKSIQELLESRLKVGIEYQPYTITYMLDRVKNDRFLDALNKTKIYQHDVPNMLTAEKGIEMVRLGGFAFHTESITAYPLIGETFEQESICDLAEIALINSDTSLMAQKRSQYKKLFQVSLRKMWQSGIIKKLHKTWVTRRPECLSSARVKSVGVNDLFLPYFLLVMGVAASLLILAAEITWMWTKTVLA; this comes from the exons ATGTGGCTGATCTTCCTGCTTCTCACATGGCTGTTGCCCCTGTCCAGCGCTTTTCAGCTCAATCCTCAGCAGAAGCTGATTGCGAGCTGCTTAGACTCTCACCGGCCCAGCTTTGCGGTGCTTTTCCTCTGCTGGAAGAGACGAG ACAAAgttaaaatgcataaaatgaTCCGGACCGAGGGCCTGATGGATGTTCGGCTTGCCTTCCTGAAGGCCGAAGCGCAGTCCCTTGGGAAAGTCGACACAAAGAAGCACGAGaaattcagttattttttggatttagAGACGTGCAGTCTACGGCAAGCAGAAACGGTTTTGCAGGAG GCCGCGTTCGGAAAGCTGCATTTTCTATACAGTTGGTTTTTGCTGATGAACGCAGACCAGAGCATTAGTCAAGTCGAAGAGGTGTTTAGGAGGCTCAAAACCCGCATGGATATGGACGTGAAGATTTTTCATGGATCTAGAATTTTTGAGCTTTATAATCCCGGAATTAACGTGGGACTAAAGAGAAGATTAATTGAAGAGATTTCTGGACTGTCCTATTACGATTCGAGAAGAGACATGAAAGGGGTGATTGTGCGCTCCTCAAACGTG ATTAGATACCCCTTTAAAACCTCCTATGAAGAGTACATGCTTGATCCTAAGCTGATGAAGTACGACATTTACAGCAAGTTCCACTATCAGCTTTTCCTATGCCTAGCTGAGATTCACGGATTCAG TTTTAATACGACTTTGGCCGTTTCGTGGTTCGGCAACACTTCGAGTGGTGAGGATGGAGGCCTGGCTAAGTACCTCTGGGAGGATATCGTGGATATAAGCAGTGCAGGATGCATAATGAGGCTTCTGGGCACAGAAAGAATAGATTTCTATGATTTTATTATGCCATACTATAAATTCCG GTCATATTTCTACTTCCGCAATCCCGGAGTGGTAAAACCGAATTTTGGCGAAGTGCTGAAGCCGTTTTCCGCGCAAACTTGGATAATCACGTTGTGTGTAACTGGCTTAATATGCCTGGCAATTGAGGTTACGTATCTGGTTAAAAGAGGGGACTCGTTTTGGTACCGATCGGTCTTTATTGTGGTCGCAGCTTTCTCCCAGCAAG GGTTGGATAACATCCCTGCAAGCCTCCCCAGTCGCATAATATTACTCCACCTACTCTTCTGCTCTGTACTGCTCTACAACTACTACACTTCCAGTTTAGTGTCCTCCCTCATTAGCACTGAGCCTGAGGTGTTGAAGAGCATCCAAGAGCTACTGGAGAGCCGGTTAAAGGTCGGCATCGAGTATCAACCTTACACCATTACTTACATGCTTGATAGAG TAAAGAATGATCGTTTCCTGGACGCTCTAAACAAGACAAAAATATACCAGCACGACGTACCCAACATGCTAACAGCTGAAAAAGGCATTGAAATGGTACGTCTTGGAGGTTTTGCCTTCCACACGGAATCCATCACTGCCTACCCCCTAATTGGAGAGACTTTCGAACAAGAATCAATTTGCGATTTAGCGGAAATTGCCCTGATCAACAGCGACACGTCGTTGATGGCCCAAAAGCGGAGCCAGTACAAGAAGCTGTTTCAAGTGAG CCTTCGCAAGATGTGGCAGAGCGGTATCATTAAAAAACTGCACAAAACATGGGTCACCAGACGACCCGAATGCTTATCCAGTGCCCGAGTTAAATCCGTGGGCGTAAACGACCTGTTTCTGCCTTATTTTCTACTGGTGATGGGAGTGGCAGCTTCCCTACTCATACTTGCAGCAGAAATAACTTGGATGTGGACAAAAACGGTTTTGgcataa